In Streptococcus gallolyticus subsp. gallolyticus DSM 16831, the sequence AAAAGGCTGGTGAATCAATTGATTGCTGAAAATGAGAAAGCCTTTCAGATTGCAGTTGAGTCAGCTAACATTGCTGCCAAGAGTCTGTATGAAAAATTAGGCTTTAAAGAGCAGACTCAAGTGTTTTATGCGAAAAAATTGACAGATTTCACACGTTGAATCCTTGCTTTATTACCATTTTAACGGTCAATTCTTGCGTTGATAACTTAAATTTGGTATAGTAAATTTTGACCTTATAAATTTGGAGGAAACATATGGGAACAATTATTATGTTGGTTGTGTTGGTTGGTATGATTTGGTTCATGCAACGTTCACAAAAGAAACAAGCTCAAGAACGTCAAAATCAGCTTAAAGAATTAGCTAAAGGTGATGAAATTGTAACTATCGGTGGTCTTTACGGAGTTGTTGACGAAGTAGATGAAGATAACCAAAAAATGGTTTT encodes:
- the yajC gene encoding preprotein translocase subunit YajC; its protein translation is MGTIIMLVVLVGMIWFMQRSQKKQAQERQNQLKELAKGDEIVTIGGLYGVVDEVDEDNQKMVLDIDGVYLTFELSALKRVINRAEQETVEPETTVIEEATETEAVVEEATEEASTDTAIESKD